A portion of the Acidisarcina polymorpha genome contains these proteins:
- a CDS encoding CbtB domain-containing protein, translating into MASANTSSAPQPVLVPAIPLSEIFPWAVFAGLLLLLVIYFVGAEQGATSMMHGRTIHEFVHDGRHLLGFPCH; encoded by the coding sequence ATGGCATCCGCGAACACCAGCTCCGCCCCACAACCCGTCTTGGTTCCGGCGATTCCCTTGTCGGAGATTTTTCCTTGGGCAGTCTTTGCGGGGCTTCTCCTCCTTCTTGTGATCTATTTTGTCGGCGCGGAGCAAGGCGCCACCAGCATGATGCATGGTCGAACCATTCACGAGTTCGTCCACGACGGTCGCCACCTCCTCGGCTTTCCTT